Proteins found in one Marinobacter antarcticus genomic segment:
- a CDS encoding carboxy terminal-processing peptidase yields MTIAEKTFVRRAPLKAGRMGVCKALTVALLLSAPFGIQAKTTAPEAYTPVAPTIDQARANILIARQLQFTHFRDLGISDKLSGDVFDAYLNYLDGQRVYLTGSDVQALDRVRSRLGSALKTGQLKPGFDIYNLVQQRIIERLQFALDTIDDGIENLNFTSNESILLDRSEAEWEPDEKALDELWVKRIKNAVLAQRLNGTDDEAITDSLKRRYEGQLKRAYQARSEDAFQAYMNAFTGMWDPHTSYFSPRTSENFNINMSLSLEGIGAVLQADNEYTKVVRLVPGGPASKQGQLQPADRIVSVAQESEKPVNVIGWRLDEVVDLIRGPRNSVVTLEVVPASATDETLTKSISISRDEVKLEEQSASKDTIEFERNGEKYTVGVITIPTFYADFRAMQAGDPLYKSTTRDVRKLITELQQDGVDGLVMDLRNNGGGALQEANDLVGLFIDTGPTVQIRNSSNEVQVLNDDDASVAYDGPLVVLTNRMSASASEIFAGAIQDYGRGLVVGSQTFGKGTVQAVRPLNHGQLKITQSKFYRVSGGSTQHKGVIPDIEIPSRIDKTRIGEDALDHALPWDQIEAVPHTRYFDFSGIIDELRKRHDDRFASSPEFSLLQQEIDFLKEQRQRDTVSLNLGERTTQQEQIERTRLTIANARRELRDEKPFESLDELEDWQDQQAADLSTTDEELDFVIREGGNIMADMLELDNRMASILSPQQFAAQAEAQ; encoded by the coding sequence ATGACCATCGCGGAAAAAACATTTGTCCGTCGCGCGCCGCTTAAAGCCGGCCGTATGGGTGTGTGCAAAGCGCTCACCGTTGCCCTGCTTCTGTCAGCACCTTTCGGCATTCAGGCAAAAACGACCGCACCAGAGGCGTATACACCTGTTGCCCCAACGATCGACCAGGCACGAGCCAACATTCTCATTGCCAGGCAACTGCAGTTCACCCATTTCCGCGACCTCGGTATCAGCGACAAGCTTTCCGGCGACGTATTTGATGCTTATCTGAACTATCTCGATGGCCAGCGAGTCTATCTGACGGGCAGCGATGTCCAGGCACTTGACAGAGTGAGAAGCCGGTTAGGATCAGCCCTTAAAACCGGCCAGCTAAAGCCCGGGTTTGATATCTACAACCTGGTTCAGCAACGCATTATCGAGCGCCTTCAGTTTGCGCTCGATACCATTGACGATGGCATCGAGAACCTGAACTTCACCTCCAATGAAAGTATTCTGCTTGACCGTTCAGAAGCAGAATGGGAGCCGGACGAAAAGGCGCTTGATGAGCTTTGGGTGAAACGCATCAAAAATGCCGTGCTCGCGCAACGGCTCAATGGCACCGACGACGAAGCCATCACCGACAGCCTGAAGCGTCGCTATGAAGGCCAGCTCAAGCGAGCTTATCAGGCCCGAAGCGAGGACGCTTTTCAGGCCTACATGAATGCATTTACTGGCATGTGGGACCCGCACACCTCGTACTTTTCGCCGCGCACATCAGAGAACTTCAACATTAATATGAGTCTCTCGCTTGAAGGTATTGGCGCAGTTCTGCAGGCAGACAACGAGTACACCAAAGTCGTCCGGCTGGTTCCGGGCGGCCCGGCCTCCAAACAAGGCCAGCTCCAGCCTGCCGACAGAATTGTATCGGTTGCGCAGGAGAGCGAAAAACCGGTCAACGTGATCGGCTGGCGCCTTGATGAAGTGGTCGATCTTATCCGCGGCCCGAGGAACTCTGTGGTCACGCTCGAAGTGGTTCCTGCCAGCGCGACCGACGAAACCCTGACCAAATCCATTTCCATCAGCCGTGACGAGGTCAAACTTGAGGAGCAAAGCGCCAGCAAAGACACCATTGAGTTTGAGCGCAATGGCGAAAAATACACTGTCGGGGTGATTACCATTCCAACGTTTTACGCCGATTTCCGCGCCATGCAGGCAGGAGACCCCCTATACAAGAGCACTACCCGTGATGTCCGCAAACTGATTACGGAACTGCAGCAGGACGGAGTAGATGGTCTGGTGATGGATCTGCGTAACAATGGCGGCGGTGCATTGCAAGAAGCTAATGACCTGGTCGGCCTGTTTATTGATACCGGCCCCACGGTTCAGATCCGCAACTCGAGCAACGAGGTTCAGGTTCTCAATGACGACGACGCATCGGTTGCCTATGACGGGCCTTTGGTGGTTCTCACCAACCGCATGAGCGCATCGGCGTCGGAGATTTTTGCAGGTGCAATTCAGGATTACGGCCGCGGCCTGGTAGTCGGTTCACAAACGTTTGGTAAAGGCACGGTTCAGGCTGTTCGCCCACTGAACCACGGCCAACTAAAAATCACCCAGTCGAAGTTCTACCGCGTATCCGGGGGCTCAACCCAGCACAAAGGTGTGATTCCGGATATCGAGATTCCTTCACGTATCGATAAAACCCGTATCGGTGAGGATGCGCTGGATCATGCCCTGCCCTGGGATCAGATCGAAGCCGTCCCGCATACCCGGTATTTTGACTTCAGCGGCATCATTGACGAACTCCGTAAACGCCATGACGATCGCTTTGCCAGCAGCCCTGAGTTCAGCCTTCTTCAGCAGGAGATCGATTTCCTCAAAGAGCAACGCCAAAGAGATACCGTGAGCCTTAACCTGGGCGAGCGCACTACCCAGCAGGAACAGATCGAGCGCACTCGACTGACTATCGCCAATGCGCGCCGGGAACTGCGGGACGAGAAGCCTTTCGAGTCTCTTGATGAGCTTGAAGACTGGCAGGACCAGCAGGCTGCGGATCTTAGCACTACCGACGAAGAGCTGGATTTTGTGATTCGCGAAGGCGGCAACATCATGGCTGATATGCTGGAACTGGATAACAGGATGGCCTCTATTCTTTCCCCACAACAGTTTGCGGCTCAGGCTGAAGCGCAGTAA
- the ubiG gene encoding bifunctional 2-polyprenyl-6-hydroxyphenol methylase/3-demethylubiquinol 3-O-methyltransferase UbiG, translated as MTNQNVDRNEIAKFEALASRWWDPTSEFKPLHDINPLRLNYIDERVSLAGKRVADIGCGGGLLSEGMALRGAHVTGIDMGESPLAVARLHGLESGIKVDYRQITVEELARDPEHAGQYDAVTCLEMLEHVPDPASVIKACSALLKPGGHLFVSTINRNPKSFLFAIVGAEYVLNMLPKGTHEWKKFIRPSEMSDYLRHAGLDVRELTGMTYNPVTRSYKLGRDVDVNYLMHARDIREN; from the coding sequence ATGACAAACCAGAACGTTGACCGTAACGAAATCGCAAAGTTTGAAGCCCTGGCCAGCCGCTGGTGGGATCCCACCAGCGAGTTCAAGCCGCTGCATGATATTAACCCGTTGCGCCTGAACTACATCGACGAGCGGGTATCGCTTGCTGGTAAGCGGGTTGCGGACATAGGCTGTGGTGGTGGGTTACTGTCAGAAGGCATGGCTCTGCGGGGTGCTCATGTGACCGGCATAGACATGGGCGAGTCGCCCCTTGCCGTTGCACGGCTGCATGGCCTGGAAAGCGGGATCAAGGTGGACTACCGGCAAATCACCGTTGAAGAGTTGGCCCGTGACCCCGAACATGCCGGCCAGTACGACGCTGTTACCTGCCTTGAAATGCTGGAGCATGTGCCAGACCCGGCTTCGGTTATCAAAGCTTGCTCTGCTCTGCTGAAGCCCGGCGGACACCTGTTTGTTTCTACCATCAACCGCAACCCCAAATCCTTTCTGTTTGCCATTGTTGGTGCTGAATACGTTCTGAACATGCTTCCCAAGGGCACCCATGAATGGAAAAAGTTTATCCGCCCATCGGAAATGTCCGATTACCTGCGCCACGCCGGGCTGGACGTACGTGAACTGACCGGTATGACCTACAACCCTGTTACCCGCTCCTACAAGCTGGGCCGGGATGTGGATGTAAATTATCTGATGCACGCCCGGGATATCCGTGAAAATTGA
- a CDS encoding TRZ/ATZ family hydrolase yields MTADTITAADIRINARWLIPIEPSGVVLEHQAVIIQGTKIAAVLPMAEADHEFRTRETIELPHHVVMPGLINMHGHAAMSLFRGMADDLPLMTWLNDHIWPAEGRFISEQFIADGTQLAMAEMLRTGTTTFSDMYFFPEIVAQMAHDTGMRAQICFPLLDFPTVWGSGPDEYLSKGEALIDAWQGDDYIMPAIGPHAPYTVSDGPLTEAVALSKRTGARIQIHLHETEFEVADAIDKQGKRPIERLAELGVLGTNTQCVHMTQISDSDIALLADTGTHVIHCPESNLKLASGLCPAQKLMERGINLAIGTDGAASNNDLDLFGEIRTAAMVAKVVANDAAALSAHQALQVATLNGARALGREHELGSLVAGKLADIIAVDLSDPFIQPVYDPASHLVYSNHGRAVTHSWINGVPQVQDGKLTRIDVPDLMLRVEDWARKIRQQQAD; encoded by the coding sequence ATGACGGCAGATACCATCACCGCAGCCGATATTCGCATCAACGCGCGCTGGCTGATTCCGATTGAACCTTCCGGAGTGGTGCTTGAGCATCAGGCCGTTATCATTCAGGGCACCAAAATTGCCGCAGTGTTACCCATGGCGGAAGCGGATCACGAATTCCGTACCCGCGAGACGATTGAACTTCCCCACCACGTGGTTATGCCTGGGCTGATCAACATGCACGGTCATGCGGCAATGTCGCTGTTTCGTGGCATGGCAGATGACCTTCCTCTGATGACATGGCTGAACGATCATATCTGGCCGGCAGAAGGCCGTTTTATCAGCGAGCAGTTTATTGCCGACGGCACGCAACTGGCCATGGCGGAAATGTTGAGAACCGGCACGACGACCTTCTCGGACATGTATTTTTTCCCGGAGATTGTGGCCCAGATGGCGCACGATACCGGCATGCGCGCGCAGATATGCTTTCCTCTGCTGGACTTTCCCACGGTATGGGGGAGCGGTCCAGATGAATATCTGAGCAAAGGCGAGGCACTGATTGATGCATGGCAAGGCGACGATTACATCATGCCCGCGATTGGCCCACACGCGCCCTACACCGTATCGGACGGGCCGTTAACTGAAGCTGTCGCGCTCTCCAAAAGAACGGGTGCCCGCATTCAGATTCATCTGCATGAAACCGAATTTGAAGTGGCAGATGCCATAGACAAACAGGGTAAACGCCCTATCGAGCGGCTCGCAGAGCTTGGCGTTCTTGGCACCAACACCCAGTGCGTGCACATGACCCAAATCAGCGACTCGGACATTGCCCTGCTCGCAGACACCGGAACACACGTTATCCACTGTCCCGAATCCAACCTCAAGCTCGCTAGCGGCCTGTGCCCTGCCCAGAAGCTTATGGAGCGCGGAATTAACCTCGCAATAGGAACGGACGGTGCGGCCAGCAACAACGACCTGGATCTGTTCGGTGAAATCCGCACTGCGGCCATGGTTGCGAAAGTGGTCGCCAATGATGCGGCCGCGCTCTCTGCCCATCAGGCACTTCAAGTAGCAACGCTCAATGGCGCCAGGGCTCTGGGCCGGGAACACGAACTGGGCTCACTGGTAGCCGGCAAGCTGGCAGACATTATCGCTGTTGATCTCAGCGACCCGTTTATTCAGCCGGTTTACGATCCTGCCTCCCACCTTGTCTACAGCAATCATGGCCGCGCAGTAACCCATAGTTGGATTAACGGCGTACCTCAGGTACAGGATGGAAAACTGACGCGTATTGATGTCCCGGATCTTATGCTTCGCGTTGAGGACTGGGCCAGAAAAATCCGGCAGCAACAGGCTGACTAA
- a CDS encoding acetyl-CoA C-acetyltransferase gives MTTEAYIFDAVRTPRGRGKKDGSLHSVKPITLLTTVLNALQQRNNLDTAQVDDIVLGCVTAVGDQGADIAKTAALAADWDEKVSGVTLNRFCASGLEAVNLAAMKVRSGWEDMVVAGGVESMSRIPMGSDGGAWAMDPQTNLHTGFMPQGIGADLIATLEGFSREDVDGFAVKSQQKAANAWKQGYFAKSIIPVTDQNGVVILDHDEHIRGDTTVESLSGLKPSFQMMGDMGFDGVAREKYHYVETINHVHHAGNSSGMVDGATGILIGSEAKGKAMGLKPRARIVATAVTSTDPTIMLTGPAPATLKALEKAGMTVDQIDLFEVNEAFASVVMRFQKELSVPDEKVNVNGGAIAMGHPLGATGAMILGTLLDELERRELRFGLATLCVGGGMGIATIIERV, from the coding sequence ATGACCACCGAGGCGTATATCTTCGACGCGGTCCGCACTCCCAGAGGGCGTGGAAAAAAAGACGGCTCACTGCACAGTGTCAAACCCATTACACTGCTAACCACTGTGCTCAATGCGCTGCAGCAGAGAAACAATCTGGATACCGCTCAGGTAGACGATATAGTACTTGGTTGCGTCACCGCCGTTGGCGACCAGGGCGCCGACATTGCCAAAACTGCCGCCCTCGCTGCCGACTGGGACGAGAAAGTATCAGGCGTCACTCTTAACCGGTTCTGCGCTTCAGGTCTGGAGGCCGTTAACCTGGCCGCTATGAAAGTGCGCTCAGGCTGGGAAGATATGGTCGTTGCCGGCGGCGTGGAGTCCATGTCCCGAATACCTATGGGTTCTGATGGCGGTGCCTGGGCCATGGATCCGCAAACCAACCTGCATACTGGCTTCATGCCTCAGGGTATTGGCGCCGACCTTATTGCTACCTTGGAAGGCTTCAGCCGTGAGGACGTCGACGGCTTCGCAGTAAAATCCCAGCAGAAAGCGGCCAATGCCTGGAAGCAGGGTTACTTCGCCAAGTCGATCATTCCGGTCACCGACCAGAACGGCGTCGTTATCTTGGATCACGACGAACATATAAGAGGCGACACTACCGTTGAGTCCCTTTCAGGCCTCAAACCTTCCTTCCAGATGATGGGGGACATGGGCTTTGACGGTGTGGCCCGTGAAAAATACCACTATGTGGAGACAATCAATCATGTTCACCACGCCGGCAACTCTTCCGGGATGGTGGACGGCGCTACCGGCATCCTGATCGGCAGCGAGGCGAAAGGTAAGGCCATGGGCCTCAAACCACGCGCCCGTATTGTTGCCACTGCAGTCACCAGTACCGATCCGACCATTATGCTTACCGGCCCTGCTCCCGCGACCCTCAAGGCGCTGGAAAAGGCGGGCATGACTGTTGATCAGATTGATCTGTTTGAGGTAAACGAAGCCTTTGCCTCCGTGGTAATGCGCTTCCAGAAGGAGCTCTCGGTTCCAGATGAAAAAGTGAACGTAAACGGCGGTGCAATCGCCATGGGCCACCCCCTCGGTGCTACCGGCGCGATGATTCTGGGCACCCTGCTGGATGAACTGGAGCGTCGTGAACTGCGCTTCGGACTGGCGACGCTGTGCGTTGGCGGCGGCATGGGCATTGCCACCATCATTGAGCGGGTCTGA
- a CDS encoding 3-hydroxyacyl-CoA dehydrogenase NAD-binding domain-containing protein, translated as MSAIRYELGSDQILTLTIDMPGQSANTMNSAFREALDETVSKVQGDLENILGIVIASAKKTFFAGGDLKEIHKVTCDDAQAFENMVNGMKAQMRALETCGKPVVAAINGAALGGGLEIALACHHRIVLNDNSIQLGLPEVTLGLLPGGGGTQRLPRMIGLEAAFPFLMEGKKVRPSAALKAGIVDELADSVEDMMAKARAFIEANPKCQQPWDKKGFKLPGGAPHHPAMAQKLAIAPAMLKQKTKGCYPAPERILSAAVEGAQVDFDNGSLIETRYFAELVIGQVAKNMTGTFWFQLNDINAGGSRPKGVEKENFTKVGVLGAGMMGAGIAYSTASRGIEVVLKDISLEGAEKGKSYSENLLAKKVSRGRMTEEKKTEILSRIKTTDSAADLEGCDLVIEAVFEDSDLKAKVTVEAEPKLVNNGIFASNTSTIPITQLAQASAKPENFIGLHFFSPVDKMQLVEIIVGEKTSDETLARSFDYVQQIGKIPVVVNDSRGFFTSRVFGTFVNEGICMLGEGIHPSSIENAGLLAGMPVGPLTISDEVSMTLMQHIRTQSKKDTEAAGGTWNAHPAEAIIDQMVNGHNRKGKAAGAGFYEYPAKGKKYLWPELETLYVDNDKACQVKLQDLKDRILFIQAIETVRCLEESVLRTVEDANIGSIFGIGYAPWTGGAIQFINQYGVRAFAERARELAAAHGERFAPPALLLEHAEQEKPFT; from the coding sequence ATGAGTGCCATCCGTTACGAACTGGGTTCAGATCAGATTCTGACCCTCACCATCGACATGCCGGGGCAGTCTGCAAACACCATGAACTCGGCGTTCCGTGAAGCCCTCGATGAAACCGTCAGCAAAGTCCAGGGCGACCTGGAAAACATTCTTGGCATTGTCATTGCCTCTGCCAAGAAAACCTTCTTTGCCGGTGGCGACCTGAAAGAGATTCACAAAGTAACGTGCGACGACGCCCAGGCCTTTGAAAACATGGTCAACGGCATGAAGGCTCAGATGCGCGCGCTGGAAACCTGCGGCAAACCTGTGGTAGCAGCGATCAACGGTGCGGCGCTGGGCGGTGGCCTCGAAATTGCCCTGGCTTGCCACCACCGCATAGTGCTGAACGACAACAGCATTCAACTGGGGCTTCCTGAAGTAACACTTGGCCTGCTTCCCGGTGGCGGCGGTACTCAGCGCCTGCCCAGAATGATTGGCCTGGAAGCTGCTTTCCCATTCCTGATGGAAGGCAAAAAAGTGCGCCCATCCGCTGCCCTGAAAGCCGGTATCGTTGATGAACTGGCCGACTCTGTAGAAGACATGATGGCGAAGGCTCGAGCATTTATTGAGGCCAACCCCAAGTGCCAGCAGCCCTGGGATAAAAAAGGTTTCAAGCTGCCAGGTGGTGCGCCTCACCATCCGGCCATGGCACAGAAGCTGGCCATTGCCCCTGCCATGCTGAAGCAGAAAACCAAAGGCTGCTACCCGGCCCCGGAACGCATTCTGTCTGCCGCTGTTGAAGGCGCACAGGTTGATTTCGACAACGGCAGTCTGATCGAAACCCGCTATTTCGCCGAACTGGTAATTGGTCAAGTCGCCAAGAATATGACTGGCACCTTCTGGTTTCAGCTCAATGATATTAATGCCGGTGGCAGCCGCCCTAAAGGTGTAGAGAAAGAGAACTTCACAAAGGTGGGTGTGCTTGGCGCCGGCATGATGGGCGCAGGCATTGCCTATTCCACGGCCAGTCGTGGTATCGAAGTGGTACTTAAAGACATTTCTCTCGAGGGCGCCGAGAAAGGCAAGAGCTACTCTGAAAACCTGCTGGCGAAAAAAGTCAGCCGGGGCCGCATGACCGAAGAGAAAAAAACCGAAATACTGAGTCGCATTAAAACCACGGACTCTGCCGCCGATCTGGAAGGTTGCGATCTCGTGATTGAGGCTGTGTTTGAGGATAGTGATCTGAAAGCCAAAGTTACCGTAGAGGCCGAGCCGAAGCTGGTTAACAACGGTATTTTTGCTTCCAACACCTCCACCATTCCCATTACCCAATTAGCACAAGCCTCTGCCAAGCCGGAAAACTTCATTGGCCTGCACTTTTTCTCACCCGTAGACAAAATGCAGCTTGTGGAAATTATTGTCGGCGAAAAAACCTCCGACGAAACCCTGGCGAGATCCTTCGATTACGTCCAGCAGATCGGCAAGATTCCCGTGGTTGTGAACGATAGCCGCGGTTTCTTCACCTCCCGGGTTTTCGGCACCTTCGTTAACGAAGGCATCTGTATGCTGGGCGAAGGTATCCATCCATCCAGCATCGAGAACGCCGGTTTGCTGGCCGGTATGCCTGTTGGCCCTCTGACCATCTCCGACGAGGTCAGCATGACGCTGATGCAGCACATCCGCACTCAGAGCAAGAAAGACACGGAAGCTGCAGGCGGCACATGGAATGCACACCCGGCGGAAGCCATCATCGATCAGATGGTTAACGGCCATAACCGCAAAGGCAAGGCTGCCGGCGCTGGCTTCTATGAGTATCCCGCCAAGGGCAAGAAGTACCTATGGCCAGAGCTTGAAACGCTCTACGTGGATAACGACAAAGCTTGTCAGGTGAAACTGCAGGATCTGAAAGACCGCATTTTGTTCATTCAGGCGATTGAAACCGTTCGTTGCCTGGAAGAAAGCGTGTTACGCACCGTAGAAGATGCCAATATCGGCAGCATCTTCGGTATTGGATACGCGCCCTGGACGGGCGGTGCCATACAGTTTATTAATCAGTATGGTGTAAGAGCCTTTGCTGAGCGGGCCAGAGAACTGGCTGCAGCCCACGGTGAGCGTTTTGCGCCACCGGCTCTGCTGCTTGAGCATGCGGAACAGGAAAAACCCTTCACCTGA
- the mtnA gene encoding S-methyl-5-thioribose-1-phosphate isomerase, with translation MNYSKGSPSLSASSPGATGTVALRWHGSSLELLDQRLLPAQEHWVTLEGASGVAQCIQDMVVRGAPAIGISAAYGVALAARHAGGGDWKAEIEQAIRELAASRPTAVNLFWALQRIERVFHACDSLSEAQKRLADEAVAIHQEDLAGNLAMADHALEAMGFSVGTGKPMSVSVLTHCNTGALATGGYGTALGVIRRLHEKKLLKQVYADETRPWLQGSRLTAWELMREGIPVTLNADGAAAAILAAGEVQWIIVGADRITANGDVANKIGTYSLAVLARYHKVGFMVVAPSSTVDMSLASGEDIPIEERDGVEVREIRGIPLAPEGVPVFNPVFDVTPANLIDLIVTEKGVVRNPNITGMHGLFG, from the coding sequence ATGAATTATTCTAAGGGATCTCCCTCTTTAAGTGCCTCTTCTCCCGGCGCGACAGGTACGGTTGCCCTCCGATGGCACGGCAGCAGCCTGGAACTGCTTGATCAGCGCCTGTTGCCGGCTCAGGAACACTGGGTGACTCTGGAAGGCGCGTCCGGTGTTGCGCAGTGTATTCAGGATATGGTGGTGCGCGGTGCACCAGCGATTGGTATCAGTGCTGCTTACGGTGTCGCTCTGGCCGCCCGGCACGCCGGAGGCGGAGACTGGAAAGCTGAAATCGAACAGGCCATTCGTGAATTAGCTGCCTCCCGGCCGACCGCCGTGAATCTGTTCTGGGCCTTGCAGCGAATTGAGCGGGTGTTTCACGCTTGTGACTCTCTCAGCGAAGCGCAGAAGCGGCTGGCGGATGAAGCAGTCGCCATTCATCAGGAAGATCTTGCTGGCAACCTTGCCATGGCTGATCACGCCCTCGAGGCAATGGGGTTTTCAGTGGGTACCGGCAAACCCATGTCTGTCTCGGTTCTGACCCACTGCAACACGGGTGCACTCGCAACGGGTGGCTATGGCACGGCGCTGGGTGTTATTCGCCGACTTCATGAGAAAAAGTTGCTGAAGCAGGTTTATGCCGACGAAACCCGGCCCTGGCTGCAGGGGAGCCGCCTTACTGCCTGGGAGCTTATGCGGGAAGGTATTCCGGTGACTCTGAATGCCGATGGTGCTGCTGCGGCCATTCTTGCAGCGGGTGAGGTCCAGTGGATCATCGTTGGCGCCGACCGGATCACTGCGAACGGGGATGTGGCCAACAAGATTGGTACTTACAGCCTTGCTGTGCTGGCGCGTTATCACAAAGTCGGATTTATGGTCGTGGCGCCGTCCAGCACCGTGGATATGTCGCTTGCGTCAGGTGAGGATATTCCCATCGAAGAGCGAGACGGTGTGGAGGTTCGGGAGATTCGTGGTATTCCGCTGGCTCCGGAAGGTGTGCCGGTGTTCAACCCGGTGTTCGATGTTACGCCTGCAAACCTGATTGACCTGATCGTTACGGAGAAGGGGGTGGTGCGGAACCCGAATATTACGGGAATGCACGGGCTATTTGGGTGA
- a CDS encoding helix-turn-helix domain-containing protein has product MSQKADKQAPSEQENQSRARALQDMLLDALHAMRSLEEVDNLSKPAASEKAPEGIIDRLTSLTGSAFRFGARATDTSLRVGRALINSQDQLRAMLAAGQSLKDIREVAGLTLSEMSEALNLRDKSVLEAIENGTTTLSFELILRLTALIARNDPIPFIMRTTRNYNPEVWQILNDWGVARVPLQFEREREFINIFRRHDSARTLSDEGFRKVLEFTRQSFEMSLHFVEDQEKQVAELRASFEEQQNGLPDSKAPAEKKISPK; this is encoded by the coding sequence ATGAGCCAGAAAGCTGACAAGCAGGCCCCCAGCGAACAGGAAAACCAGAGCAGGGCTCGTGCCCTGCAGGACATGCTGCTGGATGCACTCCATGCCATGCGGTCGCTGGAAGAAGTTGACAACCTGAGCAAACCGGCCGCATCGGAAAAAGCGCCAGAAGGCATCATTGATCGGCTGACCAGCCTGACCGGATCGGCATTCCGCTTTGGCGCACGCGCCACGGACACTTCATTGCGAGTAGGCCGAGCGCTGATCAACTCCCAAGATCAGCTCAGGGCCATGCTGGCTGCGGGCCAATCCCTGAAGGACATCCGGGAGGTCGCCGGGCTGACGCTGTCGGAGATGAGCGAAGCTCTTAATCTCCGCGACAAGTCCGTTCTTGAAGCCATCGAGAACGGCACTACCACGCTTTCTTTTGAGCTGATTCTTCGTCTGACAGCCCTTATCGCACGAAATGACCCCATCCCATTTATCATGCGCACCACCCGGAACTACAACCCGGAGGTCTGGCAGATCCTGAACGACTGGGGGGTGGCTAGAGTGCCATTGCAGTTTGAGCGGGAGCGGGAATTTATCAACATCTTCCGCCGCCATGATTCTGCGCGAACCCTCTCAGATGAAGGCTTCCGCAAGGTGCTGGAGTTCACCCGGCAGAGTTTTGAGATGTCACTGCACTTCGTGGAAGACCAGGAAAAACAGGTAGCGGAACTCCGTGCCAGTTTTGAGGAACAACAGAACGGGCTGCCGGACAGCAAAGCTCCTGCCGAAAAAAAAATATCACCCAAATAG
- a CDS encoding HAD family hydrolase, with product MKIEQPSTVLFDLDGTLIDTAPDFIRCLNELRQQHGLPALPAEHIRRSVSNGARAMVRVGFGLEPEHPDYLDKHTAFLDLYESGVAVETRLFDGMDTLLQSLEHRGIPWGIVTNKPVRFAAPLVQALGLGARCASLVCPDHVTHRKPAPEALFLACKQIGADPARAVYVGDHERDIEAGRNARMKTIAVRYGYIEEPETVDLWQADIIADTVNDLAKLLQ from the coding sequence GTGAAAATTGAACAACCCTCAACCGTTCTGTTCGATCTGGATGGCACACTGATCGACACAGCGCCTGATTTTATCCGCTGCCTTAACGAGCTGCGCCAGCAACACGGGCTCCCGGCACTCCCGGCGGAGCACATACGCCGATCCGTCTCCAACGGCGCTCGGGCCATGGTGCGGGTAGGCTTCGGGCTGGAACCAGAGCACCCGGATTATCTCGATAAACATACAGCCTTTCTGGATCTTTATGAGTCCGGTGTCGCCGTTGAAACCCGTCTTTTTGATGGGATGGACACTCTGCTTCAGTCGCTGGAGCACCGGGGAATTCCCTGGGGCATCGTGACCAACAAACCGGTACGCTTTGCTGCTCCGCTTGTTCAGGCTCTTGGCCTCGGGGCACGCTGCGCGTCGCTGGTGTGCCCGGATCACGTCACCCATCGAAAGCCCGCACCAGAAGCCCTTTTTCTGGCCTGCAAGCAGATCGGGGCAGATCCTGCCCGAGCGGTGTATGTAGGCGATCATGAGCGGGATATTGAAGCCGGTCGCAATGCCCGCATGAAAACAATCGCCGTGCGCTATGGCTATATCGAAGAGCCTGAAACGGTTGACCTATGGCAAGCAGACATCATCGCCGACACAGTCAACGATCTCGCAAAGCTGTTACAATAG